In Bacteroidales bacterium, the genomic window GATTGTGGCCGGTTATTTCCCGGGGTGCTTTGAAACAACATCTCAATTCTTTCAACCCATTGGTTCTTTTTATTTTTCCTTATATGATTCAATGATTTATTGACGGTAATACGGTAAATCCAGGTTGAAAGGGAAGCATCTTTTCTGAAACGGGGAATGGACTCCAGCAATTGAAGGCAAACATCCTGGGCCAGGTCTTCAGCATCATCCATATCCTTTAAAAAATGGTAAGCCGTTTTTATTACCCGCTGATGATACCGGTTGACAAGAGACTCTACAGCCAGTTTATCACCTGCAATAATTCCATCAATGAGTTCTTGTTCCGTCATGCTGGTTTGTCCCTTGTAAAAAGTAGGAAGAAGGCCTTCAAAAGTATGAATTCCTTCTTCCAGATCCACTTCATTACTCTATTTTGACCCTATCTACAACGTCCACCTCTGTTTGGGGTATTTCCTCCTCTTCTGCAACCCTGTACGGCATTTTTACCCCTGTTTCCTTGCCTGTATCCATTCCC contains:
- a CDS encoding RNA polymerase sigma factor, translating into MDLEEGIHTFEGLLPTFYKGQTSMTEQELIDGIIAGDKLAVESLVNRYHQRVIKTAYHFLKDMDDAEDLAQDVCLQLLESIPRFRKDASLSTWIYRITVNKSLNHIRKNKKNQWVERIEMLFQSTPGNNRPQSWEPSSEPTVLDDKERKRILEKAINGLPENQRIAFILSKYEDLSYKQIAEIMEVSLASVESYLQRAKQNLQKELIGYFQEYSSKKTVK